One Planctomycetota bacterium DNA window includes the following coding sequences:
- a CDS encoding DUF1501 domain-containing protein: MTTVTALPVPRRIALSRAACGFGSLALAGLAGSAGAAVGPHLPPRAKRVIFLFMAGGVSHVDSFDHKPRLFADDGKQMPFGDLRSIAKTGTSPPQRVMKPLWKFARHGHSGQWVSELFPEMAGIVDELCLVKSLHTEGIAHGPATLFLHTGSTTAIRPSMGAWVHYGLGSENADLPGFVSLSPALANGGPRNYGHAFLPAIHQGTAVGRAGQPATEATVPNLAPARTGALAERGRLLASDLARAQLAGRHGDGELEAVIAAQELAARMQAAAPRVFDIADETAETLALYGIGAKETDNFGRQCLLARRLVESGVRFVQVNYTDNSNNPAWDQHSNMPKHLDHARAVDRPVAALVTDLKRRGLLDDTIVWWGGEFGRTPYAQDNGTGRDHNPAGFTVWLAGGGFRAGHAHGATDEFGHHAIADRVHMHDLHATLLAALGLDHERLTSRHAGRDFRLTDVAGRVVTGLFA; the protein is encoded by the coding sequence ATGACCACCGTGACCGCCCTCCCCGTTCCGCGCCGGATCGCGCTGTCCCGGGCCGCTTGCGGCTTCGGCAGCCTCGCCCTGGCCGGACTTGCCGGCAGCGCCGGCGCCGCCGTCGGCCCCCATCTGCCGCCGCGTGCCAAACGCGTGATCTTCCTGTTCATGGCCGGCGGCGTGAGCCACGTCGACAGCTTCGACCACAAGCCGCGCCTGTTCGCCGACGACGGCAAGCAGATGCCGTTCGGCGACCTGCGGAGCATCGCCAAGACCGGCACCAGCCCGCCGCAGCGGGTGATGAAGCCGCTGTGGAAGTTCGCCCGCCATGGCCATAGCGGCCAGTGGGTGTCGGAGTTATTTCCGGAGATGGCGGGGATCGTCGATGAGCTGTGCCTCGTCAAGAGCCTCCACACCGAGGGGATCGCCCACGGGCCGGCAACGCTGTTTCTCCACACCGGCAGCACGACGGCGATCCGCCCGAGCATGGGAGCGTGGGTCCACTACGGACTCGGCAGCGAGAACGCCGACCTGCCGGGGTTCGTGAGCCTGTCGCCGGCACTGGCCAACGGTGGCCCGCGCAACTACGGCCATGCCTTCCTCCCCGCGATCCACCAGGGCACGGCGGTCGGCCGTGCCGGCCAACCGGCCACCGAGGCGACCGTCCCCAACCTCGCTCCGGCGCGGACCGGGGCGCTAGCCGAGCGCGGCCGCCTCCTCGCCTCGGACCTCGCCCGGGCCCAGCTCGCCGGCCGGCATGGCGACGGCGAATTGGAGGCGGTGATCGCGGCGCAGGAGCTCGCGGCGCGGATGCAGGCGGCGGCGCCGCGCGTCTTCGACATCGCCGACGAGACGGCCGAGACCCTCGCCCTGTACGGCATCGGCGCGAAGGAGACCGACAACTTCGGCCGGCAGTGCCTGCTGGCGCGGCGGCTGGTGGAAAGCGGCGTGCGGTTCGTGCAGGTCAACTACACCGACAACTCCAACAACCCCGCCTGGGACCAGCACTCCAACATGCCCAAGCACCTCGACCACGCCCGGGCGGTCGATCGGCCGGTGGCGGCGCTGGTCACGGATCTCAAACGGCGCGGGCTGCTCGACGACACCATCGTCTGGTGGGGGGGCGAGTTCGGCCGCACCCCCTACGCCCAGGACAACGGCACGGGCCGCGACCACAACCCCGCCGGATTCACGGTGTGGCTGGCCGGCGGCGGGTTCCGCGCCGGCCATGCCCACGGCGCCACCGACGAGTTCGGCCATCACGCGATCGCCGACCGCGTCCACATGCACGACCTCCACGCCACGCTCCTGGCGGCGCTGGGCCTCGACCACGAGCGCCTCACGTCCCGCCACGCCGGCCGCGACTTCCGGCTCACCGACGTCGCCGGCCGGGTGGTGACGGGCCTGTTCGCCTGA